A stretch of the Thiocystis violascens DSM 198 genome encodes the following:
- the casB gene encoding type I-E CRISPR-associated protein Cse2/CasB has translation MTDWGEYPFPQGKPDHPSFGLLIAWWRRLEDDKGERAFLRRAGTLTEVMLSPSFVDLLRTLRNQGYAVSNHNHPLSRIAAIAGLSARIKAPADAGLATRMGTPKAAGSTPTVSQLRLRRILACDDIEELYTLLRRALAVLDDKADLADLAATVWNWSPLDDKRPYDPRRRLAYDYYAAAPIKS, from the coding sequence GTGACAGACTGGGGGGAATACCCATTTCCACAAGGTAAGCCTGACCATCCATCCTTTGGATTACTGATCGCCTGGTGGCGACGGCTGGAGGACGACAAAGGCGAACGCGCCTTCCTGCGCCGCGCCGGCACTTTAACCGAAGTCATGTTGAGCCCGAGTTTCGTGGATTTGCTGCGAACGCTCCGCAACCAGGGCTATGCCGTCAGCAACCATAACCATCCGCTCTCCAGGATTGCCGCCATTGCCGGCCTATCGGCTCGCATCAAGGCACCCGCCGATGCGGGACTCGCCACCCGCATGGGTACACCGAAAGCGGCTGGTTCCACACCGACAGTCTCGCAACTGCGCCTGCGCCGCATCCTGGCCTGTGATGACATCGAAGAGCTGTACACCCTGCTGCGCCGTGCGCTGGCCGTGCTGGACGATAAGGCCGATCTGGCGGACCTCGCCGCAACGGTCTGGAACTGGTCGCCGCTGGATGACAAGCGACCCTACGACCCACGTCGCCGTCTGGCCTATGACTATTACGCCGCCGCGCCGATTAAATCCTAA